From the Elusimicrobiota bacterium genome, one window contains:
- a CDS encoding nodulation protein NfeD, producing MKNNILIIASLGWLMQSVAFAGATVTGPVHNAPAKTAPPKALVATFSGVISPVASEYLVEAVAEAERRGSDLLVIELDTPGGLDLSMRGIVKGIFAARVPVVVYVQPSGGRAASAGVFITMAAHVAAMAPGTNIGAAHPVMIGGGGGGLPGGKKEEADKTMETKVASDASAYIKSIAHRRGRNETWAFEAVTKSTSIASSEAVAMKVVDLEAPSLEDLLKAIDGRKLADFERPLRSAGAELERWPMTRRQRWLAALSDPNVAMILMSLGAGGLFIELYHPGLILPGVVGAVSLILAFYSFETLSASYAGVLLILAGFVFFLLEIKVTSYGMLALGGVAATLLGVLMLFRHHALGGLGVSWDVLGGTLGGLLGLVAFLSWIVMRAYRRPVATGSEALVGAEGHAAGALAPAGKVAIGGELWDARSESGEIPDGAAVVVSSVVGLHLTVRRK from the coding sequence ATGAAGAACAATATTCTCATCATCGCGAGTCTAGGTTGGCTGATGCAGAGCGTCGCTTTCGCGGGCGCGACGGTGACGGGCCCTGTGCATAACGCGCCCGCGAAAACGGCGCCTCCCAAGGCGCTGGTCGCGACCTTCAGCGGAGTCATCAGCCCCGTGGCCTCGGAGTACCTCGTCGAGGCCGTGGCCGAGGCGGAGCGGCGCGGCAGCGACCTCCTCGTCATCGAGCTCGACACCCCCGGCGGGCTGGACCTCTCGATGCGCGGCATCGTGAAGGGCATCTTCGCCGCGCGCGTGCCGGTCGTCGTCTACGTTCAGCCCTCGGGCGGGCGCGCGGCCTCCGCGGGGGTCTTCATCACGATGGCGGCTCACGTCGCGGCGATGGCGCCCGGGACCAACATCGGCGCCGCGCATCCCGTGATGATCGGCGGGGGAGGCGGCGGCCTGCCCGGAGGGAAGAAGGAGGAGGCCGACAAGACGATGGAGACGAAGGTCGCCTCCGACGCCTCCGCGTACATCAAGTCGATCGCCCATCGGCGCGGGCGCAACGAGACCTGGGCCTTCGAGGCGGTGACGAAGAGCACCTCGATCGCGTCCTCGGAGGCCGTGGCGATGAAGGTCGTCGACCTCGAGGCGCCCTCGCTCGAAGATCTGCTCAAGGCCATCGACGGCCGCAAGCTCGCGGACTTCGAGCGCCCGCTGCGCAGTGCCGGCGCCGAGCTCGAGCGCTGGCCCATGACGCGCCGCCAGCGCTGGCTCGCCGCCTTGAGCGACCCCAACGTGGCGATGATCCTCATGAGCCTCGGCGCGGGCGGGCTCTTCATCGAGCTCTACCACCCCGGCCTCATCCTCCCCGGCGTGGTCGGAGCGGTCTCTCTCATCCTCGCCTTCTACTCCTTCGAGACGCTCTCGGCGAGCTACGCGGGGGTGCTCCTCATTCTGGCGGGGTTCGTCTTCTTCCTCCTCGAGATCAAGGTCACGAGCTACGGGATGCTCGCCCTCGGCGGCGTCGCCGCGACCCTGCTCGGCGTCCTCATGCTCTTCCGGCACCACGCGCTGGGCGGACTCGGGGTCTCCTGGGACGTGCTCGGGGGGACTCTCGGCGGCTTGCTCGGTCTCGTCGCCTTCCTCTCCTGGATCGTCATGCGCGCCTACCGGCGGCCGGTGGCCACCGGGAGCGAGGCCCTCGTCGGGGCCGAAGGCCATGCGGCCGGCGCGCTCGCGCCCGCCGGGAAGGTCGCCATCGGCGGAGAGCTCTGGGACGCGCGCTCCGAGAGCGGCGAGATCCCGGACGGCGCGGCCGTCGTCGTCTCCTCCGTCGTCGGTCTCCATCTTACGGTCCGCCGAAAATAG
- the lepB gene encoding signal peptidase I — MEERLFWIGIAMGAYAWLTKRWTEDGKLDRRGFSAAWHALFFAIAGFAVAVVAMMSFESRRHGAGADLWSARQLAPAFAAALLLGGLGFWRCWSDQGGGEKRRHYMNEDLEWAETVFSAVLLASFLMYFVVQAFKIPSGSMETTLRIGDHLFVNKFVYGVRIPFTQKRVLRWKSVQHGDIVVFRFPTDDAEEVHCGSPQYGKDFIKRVIGLPGDRVEVKNGVVSINGQALGKEPYTQYLNVARMPKVDLPFKLEQYQSLWETRMLDRRIGDMMMDNFGPVVVPPDAYFMMGDNRDRSCDGRYWGPVQQKYVKGKAWFIYWPPSRMGKIS; from the coding sequence ATGGAAGAAAGGCTCTTCTGGATCGGCATCGCGATGGGCGCTTACGCCTGGCTCACCAAGCGCTGGACGGAGGACGGGAAACTCGACCGGCGCGGCTTCTCCGCCGCCTGGCACGCGCTCTTCTTCGCCATCGCCGGCTTCGCGGTGGCGGTGGTGGCCATGATGTCCTTCGAGAGCCGGCGCCACGGCGCCGGCGCCGACCTCTGGTCGGCCCGCCAGCTCGCGCCGGCCTTCGCCGCCGCGCTGCTGCTCGGCGGACTGGGGTTCTGGCGCTGTTGGAGCGACCAGGGCGGGGGCGAGAAGCGGCGACACTACATGAACGAGGACCTCGAGTGGGCCGAGACCGTCTTCTCGGCCGTCCTGCTCGCCTCCTTCCTCATGTACTTCGTGGTCCAGGCCTTCAAGATCCCTTCGGGCTCCATGGAGACCACTCTGCGCATCGGCGACCACCTCTTCGTCAACAAGTTCGTCTACGGCGTGCGCATCCCCTTCACGCAGAAGCGGGTCCTGCGCTGGAAGTCCGTCCAGCACGGAGACATCGTCGTCTTCCGCTTTCCGACCGACGACGCCGAAGAGGTCCATTGCGGCAGCCCGCAATACGGGAAGGACTTCATCAAGCGCGTCATCGGTCTGCCCGGCGACCGCGTCGAGGTGAAGAACGGGGTCGTCTCCATCAACGGCCAGGCGCTCGGCAAGGAGCCCTACACGCAGTATCTCAACGTCGCGCGCATGCCCAAAGTGGACCTCCCCTTCAAGCTCGAGCAGTATCAGTCCCTGTGGGAAACACGCATGCTCGACCGCCGGATCGGCGACATGATGATGGACAACTTCGGCCCGGTGGTGGTCCCGCCGGACGCCTACTTCATGATGGGCGACAACCGCGATCGGTCCTGCGACGGGCGCTACTGGGGACCGGTCCAGCAGAAGTACGTGAAGGGCAAGGCCTGGTTCATCTACTGGCCGCCGTCCCGAATGGGGAAAATATCTTAG
- the lepA gene encoding translation elongation factor 4, translating into MSAGGPPDPSRIRNFSIIAHIDHGKSTLADRLLERTGTVDPRKMSAQIMDSMELEKERGITIKAKAVRMLHTGPDGKEYILNLIDTPGHVDFSYEVSRALAACEGALLVVDATQGVEAQTLANADLAQALDLKLVPVINKIDLPSSDVEAVEEQIFEVLKILEDTVHISAKDGKGVDGVFQALRERIPPPRGSVDKPLAALVFDSLYDPYRGVVLYIRVVDGALKKGQKVRFYSKSEQILSVEEVGYLTPKQTPSDALYAGEVGYLVGGLKDIHEVRVGDTIMEVGRELPAALPGYKEAKCVVFAGVFPVNPADYGSLKKALEKLNLEDSSFNYQVETSQALGFGFRLGFLGLLHMDIVKERLQREFDLNLIVTSPNVVFRVQPKGAGPEDWLVLDNPAKFPHYGDIEAIEEPFVHVTIVLPVRFQEPVITLLKERRGVHRSIEYVSGERMIVRFDVPLSEIVLDFYDRLKSVSKGYASFDYQPAGYQTSDLVKLEILIHAEGVDALSQIVHKDKAYAMGKALCEKLKELIPRQGFEVAVQASVHGRIIARESIPAMRKDVLAKCYGGDITRKRKLLEKQKEGKRKAKLLGSVEIPQEAFLAVLKINQ; encoded by the coding sequence ATGAGCGCGGGCGGACCTCCGGATCCCTCGCGGATCCGCAACTTCTCGATCATCGCGCACATCGATCACGGCAAGAGCACGCTCGCCGACCGCCTGCTCGAGCGCACCGGCACCGTCGACCCGCGCAAGATGAGCGCCCAGATCATGGACTCGATGGAGCTCGAGAAGGAGCGGGGCATCACCATCAAGGCCAAGGCCGTGCGCATGCTCCACACGGGGCCCGACGGCAAGGAATACATCCTCAACCTCATCGACACCCCGGGGCACGTCGATTTCTCCTATGAGGTCTCCCGCGCGCTCGCGGCCTGCGAGGGGGCGCTTCTCGTCGTGGACGCCACCCAGGGAGTCGAGGCCCAGACCCTCGCCAACGCCGACCTCGCGCAGGCCCTCGACCTCAAGCTCGTCCCGGTCATCAACAAGATCGACCTGCCCTCTTCGGACGTCGAGGCCGTCGAGGAGCAGATCTTCGAGGTCCTCAAGATCCTCGAGGACACGGTCCACATCTCGGCCAAGGACGGCAAGGGCGTCGACGGGGTCTTCCAGGCCCTGCGCGAGCGCATCCCGCCGCCGAGGGGCTCGGTGGACAAGCCGCTCGCGGCGCTCGTCTTCGACTCCCTCTACGACCCCTACCGCGGCGTCGTGCTCTACATCCGCGTCGTCGACGGGGCGCTGAAGAAAGGTCAGAAGGTCCGCTTCTACTCGAAGAGCGAGCAGATCCTCTCCGTCGAGGAGGTCGGCTACCTCACCCCGAAGCAGACCCCGTCCGACGCTCTCTACGCCGGCGAGGTCGGTTATCTCGTCGGCGGGCTCAAGGACATCCATGAGGTCCGCGTGGGCGACACCATCATGGAGGTCGGGCGCGAGCTCCCGGCGGCGCTGCCGGGCTACAAGGAGGCGAAGTGCGTGGTCTTCGCCGGCGTCTTCCCGGTGAACCCGGCCGACTACGGCTCGCTCAAGAAGGCGCTCGAGAAGCTCAACCTGGAGGACTCCAGCTTCAACTATCAGGTCGAGACCTCGCAGGCGCTGGGCTTCGGCTTCCGCCTCGGCTTCCTCGGCCTGCTCCACATGGACATCGTCAAGGAGCGGCTCCAGCGCGAGTTCGACCTCAACCTCATCGTCACGAGCCCCAACGTCGTCTTCCGGGTACAGCCCAAGGGGGCCGGCCCCGAGGACTGGCTCGTGCTCGACAACCCGGCCAAGTTCCCGCACTACGGCGACATCGAGGCCATCGAAGAGCCGTTCGTGCACGTGACCATCGTGCTCCCGGTGCGCTTCCAGGAGCCCGTGATCACCCTGCTCAAGGAGCGCCGCGGCGTGCACCGCTCGATCGAGTACGTCTCCGGCGAGCGCATGATCGTCCGCTTCGACGTGCCGCTCTCGGAGATCGTCCTCGACTTCTACGACCGCCTCAAGTCGGTCTCCAAGGGCTACGCCTCCTTCGACTACCAGCCCGCCGGCTACCAGACCTCGGACCTCGTGAAGCTCGAGATCCTCATCCACGCCGAGGGCGTCGACGCGCTCAGCCAGATCGTGCACAAGGACAAGGCCTACGCGATGGGCAAGGCGCTCTGCGAGAAGCTCAAGGAGCTCATCCCGCGCCAGGGCTTCGAGGTGGCCGTGCAGGCCTCGGTCCACGGGCGCATCATCGCGCGAGAGTCCATCCCCGCCATGCGCAAGGACGTGCTGGCCAAGTGCTACGGCGGCGACATCACGCGCAAGCGCAAGCTGCTCGAGAAGCAGAAGGAAGGCAAGCGGAAGGCGAAGCTCCTGGGGTCCGTCGAGATCCCGCAGGAGGCCTTCCTCGCCGTGCTCAAGATCAATCAGTAA